From the genome of Streptomyces sp. NBC_00659, one region includes:
- a CDS encoding response regulator transcription factor → MSSAEGDRDTQRILIVDDEPAVRDALKRSLAFEGYDTEVAVDGADALEKATAYQPDLVVLDIQMPRMDGLTAARRMRGAGTTTPILMLTARDTVGDRVTGLDAGADDYLVKPFELDELFARIRALLRRSSYAASAGAVVEDDALAFGDLRMDLSTREVTRAGRPVELTRTEFTLLEMFLAHPRQVLTREQILKAVWGFDFEPSSNSLDVYVMYLRRKTEAGGEPRLVHTVRGVGYVLRSGGAE, encoded by the coding sequence ATGAGCTCCGCCGAAGGCGACCGTGACACCCAGCGCATCCTGATCGTCGACGACGAGCCGGCCGTGCGCGACGCACTCAAGCGCAGCCTCGCCTTCGAGGGGTACGACACCGAGGTCGCCGTCGACGGCGCGGACGCCCTGGAGAAGGCGACGGCCTACCAGCCCGACCTGGTCGTCCTCGACATCCAGATGCCCCGTATGGACGGCCTCACCGCGGCCCGTCGGATGCGTGGCGCGGGCACCACCACGCCCATCCTCATGCTGACGGCCCGGGACACGGTCGGCGACCGGGTCACCGGGCTGGACGCCGGGGCGGACGACTATCTCGTCAAGCCCTTCGAGCTCGACGAACTCTTCGCCCGGATCCGCGCGTTGCTGCGGCGCAGCTCGTACGCGGCGTCCGCGGGCGCGGTGGTCGAGGACGACGCGCTGGCCTTCGGCGACCTGCGCATGGACCTGTCGACGCGCGAGGTCACCCGTGCGGGGCGCCCGGTGGAGCTGACCCGCACCGAGTTCACCCTGCTGGAGATGTTCCTGGCCCACCCGCGCCAGGTCCTCACCCGCGAACAGATCCTGAAGGCCGTCTGGGGCTTCGACTTCGAGCCGTCGTCGAACTCCCTCGACGTCTACGTCATGTACCTGCGCCGCAAGACGGAGGCGGGCGGCGAGCCGCGCCTGGTCCACACGGTGCGGGGCGTGGGGTACGTGCTGCGGTCCGGTGGCGCGGAGTGA
- a CDS encoding bifunctional metallophosphatase/5'-nucleotidase, with protein sequence MPPTIRYRRTHRLLAAAAGLATVGALAAAIPASAHQDKPTPSHHHGSGRYQDVQLLSFNDLHGNLEPPTGSSGRVTELQADGTTKTVDAGGVEYLATHLRNARKGNTYSITAAAGDMVGASPLISGLFHDEPTIEALNGLDLDVTSVGNHEFDEGAKELARLQKGGCHPTDGCYGGEKFTGADFPYLAANVTDEKSGKPILKPYWVWKKNGVKVGFIGVTLEGTPNIVSAEGVKGLKFGDEVETINKYAKELQRQGVKSIVALIHEGGSPASTAYNYDCDSPGAGNGISGPIVDIAKNVTPAVDALVTGHTHQAYACTIPDPAGRPRMVTSASSFGRLYTDTTLTYDRWTGDIARTAVKSANHVVTRDVAKAADMTSLVTKWKALSAPVASRPLGYIAGDIANTGTESQAGDLIADAQLAYAKSVDPEADLAVMNPGGIRAGLTYTASSGEGDGVVTYGEAYTVQPFANTVNLVDLTGAQVITALQQQVSGANEASPKILQISKGLTYTLDLTKTGAARVVADSVKLGGTAIDPAATYRVAMNSFLAGGGDGFAELGKGGNVRVGGDDLAALGAYLTASSSAATPYPVPAADRITIVK encoded by the coding sequence ATGCCGCCCACGATCCGGTACAGACGCACGCATCGACTCCTCGCGGCCGCCGCCGGCCTCGCCACCGTGGGGGCGCTGGCCGCCGCGATCCCGGCGAGTGCGCACCAGGACAAGCCGACACCGTCGCACCACCACGGCAGCGGCCGCTACCAGGACGTCCAGCTGCTGTCCTTCAACGACCTGCACGGCAATCTGGAGCCGCCGACCGGTTCCTCGGGCCGGGTCACGGAGCTCCAGGCGGACGGTACGACGAAGACCGTCGACGCGGGTGGTGTCGAATACCTGGCCACGCATCTGCGCAACGCCCGCAAGGGCAACACGTACTCGATCACCGCGGCCGCCGGCGACATGGTCGGTGCCTCCCCGCTGATCTCCGGCCTCTTCCACGACGAGCCGACGATCGAGGCGCTCAACGGCCTCGACCTCGACGTCACTTCGGTCGGCAACCACGAGTTCGACGAGGGCGCCAAGGAACTGGCCCGGCTCCAGAAGGGCGGCTGCCACCCGACGGACGGCTGCTACGGCGGCGAGAAGTTCACCGGCGCCGACTTCCCCTACCTCGCGGCGAACGTGACCGACGAGAAGAGCGGGAAGCCGATCCTCAAGCCCTACTGGGTGTGGAAGAAGAACGGCGTCAAGGTCGGCTTCATCGGCGTCACGCTGGAGGGCACGCCGAACATCGTGTCCGCCGAGGGCGTCAAGGGCCTGAAGTTCGGCGACGAGGTCGAGACGATCAACAAGTACGCCAAGGAGCTCCAGCGCCAGGGTGTGAAGTCGATCGTCGCGCTGATCCACGAGGGCGGGTCGCCCGCGTCGACGGCGTACAACTACGACTGCGACAGCCCCGGTGCCGGGAACGGCATCTCCGGGCCGATCGTCGACATCGCCAAGAACGTCACGCCGGCCGTGGACGCGCTGGTCACCGGCCACACCCACCAGGCGTACGCGTGCACCATCCCCGACCCGGCGGGCCGGCCCCGCATGGTCACCTCGGCCTCCTCCTTCGGCCGGCTGTACACGGACACGACCCTGACGTACGACCGCTGGACCGGCGACATCGCCCGTACGGCGGTGAAGTCCGCGAACCACGTGGTCACCCGTGATGTCGCGAAGGCCGCCGACATGACGTCGCTGGTCACCAAGTGGAAGGCGCTCTCCGCGCCGGTCGCCTCGCGTCCCCTCGGCTACATCGCGGGCGACATCGCCAACACCGGCACCGAGTCCCAGGCCGGCGACCTGATCGCCGACGCGCAGCTCGCGTACGCCAAGTCCGTCGACCCCGAGGCCGACCTCGCGGTGATGAACCCGGGCGGCATCCGCGCCGGACTCACCTACACCGCGAGCAGCGGTGAGGGAGACGGTGTGGTGACCTACGGAGAGGCGTACACGGTCCAGCCGTTCGCCAACACCGTCAACCTGGTCGACCTCACCGGCGCCCAGGTGATCACCGCGCTCCAGCAGCAGGTCAGCGGCGCCAACGAGGCCTCCCCGAAGATCCTCCAGATCTCCAAGGGCCTCACCTACACCCTCGACCTGACCAAGACCGGCGCGGCGCGGGTCGTGGCCGACTCGGTCAAGCTCGGCGGCACCGCGATCGACCCGGCCGCCACCTACCGCGTCGCGATGAACTCCTTCCTCGCGGGCGGCGGCGACGGCTTCGCCGAGCTCGGCAAGGGCGGCAACGTCCGTGTCGGCGGCGACGACCTGGCGGCCCTGGGTGCCTACCTGACGGCCAGCTCCTCGGCCGCGACGCCGTACCCGGTCCCCGCGGCGGACCGGATCACGATCGTCAAGTAG
- a CDS encoding FG-GAP repeat domain-containing protein — MPRSGTASSEQARISLLQEGAQVKSRTPSPGDGRADLLVRNSSGVLYLYRGTQVEKTPFSARIQVRTGWNFTSNVANGDVTGDGIADVIARDSGGTLWLYPGTNRASSSLFGTRKSLGTGFNQYNLLF; from the coding sequence GTGCCGCGTAGCGGCACAGCATCGAGCGAGCAGGCCAGAATCTCCCTGCTTCAGGAGGGAGCGCAAGTCAAAAGTCGTACGCCGTCCCCCGGCGACGGCCGCGCCGACCTGCTGGTCCGCAACAGCTCGGGCGTCCTGTACCTCTACCGGGGCACGCAGGTCGAGAAGACCCCGTTCTCCGCGCGCATCCAGGTCCGTACGGGCTGGAACTTCACCTCGAACGTGGCCAACGGCGACGTGACCGGTGACGGGATCGCGGACGTCATCGCCCGCGACTCGGGCGGCACGCTCTGGCTCTACCCGGGCACCAACAGGGCCTCCAGCAGCCTCTTCGGCACCCGTAAGAGCCTCGGCACCGGCTTCAACCAGTACAACCTGCTGTTCTAG
- a CDS encoding ABC transporter permease, translating to MSTTDTVRRTAPTGVEPSAEVQVSRPAAVLALARFEAHELLLQIPVLLFLALYVGFAGWRLFIGGDGMDDFPVLQDTDRATQPTPMLLAVAVFVCVNRAVLRSRRQSTDQHFDILPMEHWRRTAAHALSVLPLGAITALVVGFQYTWAALKPGAVGHGSPAELVVGPLVVLLAGVLGVLLARVIPVGFVAPPFVIGGFVLTTLVSAATQGKHWVSWLGPVVVEEGAGPFPSELLGRPAAWHALYLTGLVVLLFCVALLVSGGRTRLITAVTVLALAATAVGVAGQSPDEPASLIAARTKASVSPQKEQTCVRHGRSTYCAFPEWTGRTADWAEAVDRIQSRAGGSAGGERLTVRQRIDARYGLQSDAAIPPSTTPGHVTVGTSWGGNRLPEFAVGVASVLVAGTEKTAGEMCDARVVTIMWLALSTQPDPMQSLRDVRLDDTIEGSAVALAPTSPVSMSAQQTTVVRELLQKPHYSVAAKVKAHWTELTSAKTSTARVAELLGVPAGGKGIAADSGSGSCEEE from the coding sequence ATGAGCACCACCGACACGGTCAGGCGGACGGCTCCCACGGGGGTGGAGCCGTCCGCCGAGGTCCAGGTGTCCCGGCCGGCCGCGGTCCTGGCACTCGCCCGCTTCGAAGCACACGAACTGCTGCTCCAGATCCCGGTCCTCCTCTTCCTCGCGCTGTATGTCGGCTTTGCCGGCTGGAGGTTGTTCATCGGGGGCGACGGCATGGACGACTTCCCGGTCCTCCAGGACACCGACAGGGCCACCCAGCCGACACCCATGCTGCTGGCCGTCGCCGTGTTCGTCTGCGTCAACCGCGCCGTGCTGCGGTCCCGCCGACAGTCCACCGACCAGCACTTCGACATCCTGCCCATGGAGCACTGGCGGCGTACGGCGGCACACGCGCTGTCCGTCCTGCCCCTCGGCGCGATCACGGCGCTCGTCGTCGGCTTCCAGTACACCTGGGCGGCGCTGAAGCCGGGCGCCGTCGGTCACGGTTCACCCGCCGAGCTGGTCGTGGGCCCGCTGGTGGTCCTGCTGGCCGGTGTCCTCGGCGTCCTGCTCGCCCGGGTGATACCGGTCGGGTTCGTCGCCCCGCCCTTCGTGATCGGCGGATTCGTCCTCACCACCCTGGTCTCCGCGGCCACCCAGGGAAAGCACTGGGTGAGCTGGCTCGGACCGGTCGTCGTGGAAGAGGGAGCCGGCCCCTTCCCCTCCGAACTGCTGGGCCGCCCGGCCGCCTGGCACGCGCTCTATCTGACGGGCCTCGTGGTTCTGCTGTTCTGCGTCGCCCTGCTGGTGAGCGGCGGCCGGACGAGGCTGATCACGGCGGTGACCGTTCTCGCCCTCGCCGCGACGGCCGTCGGCGTGGCCGGGCAGTCCCCGGACGAGCCGGCCTCGCTGATCGCCGCCCGCACCAAGGCGTCCGTGAGCCCGCAGAAGGAACAGACCTGTGTACGGCACGGACGGTCCACGTACTGCGCCTTCCCGGAGTGGACCGGCCGCACCGCCGACTGGGCCGAGGCGGTCGACCGCATCCAGTCCCGCGCGGGCGGTTCCGCCGGAGGTGAGCGGCTGACCGTACGCCAGAGGATCGACGCCCGCTACGGCCTTCAGAGCGATGCCGCGATTCCCCCCTCCACCACGCCCGGACATGTCACCGTCGGCACGAGCTGGGGCGGCAACCGCCTTCCCGAGTTCGCGGTCGGCGTCGCCTCGGTCCTGGTCGCGGGCACCGAGAAGACCGCCGGAGAGATGTGCGACGCCCGCGTGGTGACCATCATGTGGCTGGCTCTGAGCACCCAGCCGGACCCGATGCAGTCCCTGCGCGATGTCCGCCTCGACGACACCATCGAGGGCTCGGCGGTCGCGCTGGCCCCCACGAGCCCTGTCTCGATGTCCGCCCAGCAGACCACCGTGGTGCGCGAGCTGCTTCAGAAGCCGCACTACAGCGTCGCCGCGAAGGTCAAGGCGCACTGGACGGAACTGACGTCCGCGAAGACGTCCACGGCACGGGTGGCCGAGCTGCTCGGCGTACCGGCCGGAGGCAAGGGGATCGCGGCGGACTCGGGGAGCGGCTCGTGCGAGGAGGAGTGA
- a CDS encoding ABC transporter: MTEASTEGRTKPAGPPPTHVVARALVRPVWRGLPRWAVMTGAVLGLVLAGSSRTVSEEPDPWLCLNLLRAAALAFGLGLAFLFDDPARHTTATVPTRRPVRTGLRLVLVVPFMAVCWTAALFLIPVEGRPPMGAITLEAAAVMTLALTSGLIAVRHSGATEPGIAISAGLVGAFFAAAVLLPARWELFVGPSDPHWDDAHRRWAAVLVVVVLAGARSLGEPLRRRRTTVLARR, translated from the coding sequence ATGACAGAGGCTTCCACCGAGGGCCGCACGAAACCCGCCGGGCCCCCACCCACGCACGTCGTGGCCCGCGCCCTGGTCCGCCCGGTGTGGCGCGGTCTGCCCCGGTGGGCCGTGATGACAGGCGCCGTCCTCGGGCTGGTGCTGGCCGGATCCTCCCGGACGGTCTCCGAGGAACCGGACCCGTGGCTGTGTCTCAACCTGCTGCGGGCCGCCGCCCTCGCCTTCGGCCTGGGGCTGGCGTTCCTGTTCGACGACCCGGCCCGGCACACCACGGCCACGGTGCCGACCAGACGCCCGGTGCGGACGGGGCTGCGGCTGGTGCTCGTCGTACCGTTCATGGCGGTGTGCTGGACGGCCGCGCTGTTCCTCATACCCGTCGAGGGACGGCCCCCGATGGGCGCGATCACCCTGGAAGCGGCCGCTGTCATGACCCTCGCGCTGACCTCCGGGCTCATCGCCGTGCGGCACTCGGGGGCCACCGAACCGGGGATCGCGATATCCGCCGGACTGGTGGGCGCCTTCTTCGCCGCCGCGGTACTGCTTCCCGCGCGCTGGGAGCTCTTCGTCGGTCCGTCCGACCCGCACTGGGACGACGCGCACCGACGATGGGCGGCCGTCCTGGTCGTGGTCGTGCTGGCGGGGGCCCGCTCCCTGGGCGAACCCCTGCGGCGACGCCGGACAACCGTCCTCGCCCGCCGCTGA
- a CDS encoding sensor histidine kinase → MRRFRSLPLRSRLALLVAAAVAFGVATVSVTCWFIVQGKLYEQVDNDLQRGMRGPPGAILNALNYCSVTPDNTDSPFRNNYVQVVKENGTACLVDNSVGKVKVTQSDRTAIKSGELNKSYFRDGTDEDGNAVRVMLKPLTTATADGQPGPNVGLMIAASLKSTQSTLNDLALVLLLVSGLGVVGAGAAGLWVARAGLRPVDELTDAVEHVARTEDLTIRIPVDEESDDEIARLSRSFNSMTASLASSREVQQQLIADAGHELRTPLTSLRTNIELLTRSEEIGRPIPPADRKALLTSVTAQMTELAALIGDLQTLSRSDAGHPADRVEVVALQDTVEAALRRARLRGPELTITADLQPWYVRAEPSALERAIVNILDNAVKFSPAGGTIDVRLKGGELTVRDHGPGIPSEELPHVFDRFWRSPDARALPGSGLGLSIVARTVQQCGGEVTLSPAEGGGTIAAVRLPGAPTAPPDTP, encoded by the coding sequence ATGCGCAGATTCAGGTCGCTGCCCCTGCGTTCCCGGCTGGCCCTGCTGGTAGCCGCAGCCGTGGCGTTCGGCGTGGCGACGGTCTCGGTCACCTGCTGGTTCATCGTGCAGGGGAAGCTGTACGAGCAGGTCGACAACGATCTGCAGAGGGGCATGAGAGGCCCGCCGGGTGCGATCCTCAACGCCCTCAACTACTGCTCCGTGACCCCGGACAACACTGATTCCCCCTTCCGGAACAACTACGTCCAGGTGGTCAAGGAGAACGGAACCGCCTGCCTCGTCGACAACTCCGTCGGCAAGGTCAAGGTGACCCAGTCCGACAGGACGGCTATCAAGAGCGGCGAGCTCAACAAGTCCTACTTCCGTGACGGCACCGACGAAGACGGCAACGCGGTGCGTGTGATGCTCAAGCCGCTGACCACCGCCACCGCCGATGGGCAGCCCGGCCCCAACGTGGGCCTCATGATCGCCGCCTCTCTGAAGAGCACCCAGTCCACGCTGAACGACCTGGCCCTGGTCCTGCTTCTCGTCTCCGGACTCGGAGTGGTCGGCGCCGGGGCTGCCGGGCTCTGGGTCGCGCGGGCCGGGCTTCGGCCGGTCGACGAACTCACCGACGCCGTGGAACACGTCGCCCGCACCGAGGACCTCACCATCCGCATCCCCGTGGACGAGGAGAGCGACGACGAGATCGCCCGGCTCTCCCGTTCCTTCAACTCGATGACCGCCTCCCTCGCCAGCTCCCGCGAGGTCCAGCAGCAGCTCATCGCCGACGCCGGACACGAACTGCGGACGCCGCTCACCTCCCTGCGGACGAACATCGAACTCCTCACCCGCAGCGAGGAGATCGGCCGCCCGATCCCCCCGGCGGACCGCAAGGCACTGCTCACCTCGGTGACCGCGCAGATGACCGAGCTGGCGGCGCTGATCGGCGACCTTCAGACGCTGTCGCGATCGGACGCGGGACACCCGGCCGACCGGGTGGAGGTCGTGGCACTCCAGGACACCGTGGAAGCGGCCCTGCGCAGGGCCCGGCTGCGCGGCCCGGAACTGACGATCACGGCCGACCTTCAGCCCTGGTACGTCCGGGCGGAGCCCTCCGCGCTGGAGCGGGCGATCGTGAACATCCTCGACAACGCGGTGAAGTTCAGCCCCGCGGGCGGAACGATCGACGTCCGGCTGAAGGGCGGCGAACTGACCGTGCGCGACCACGGCCCCGGCATCCCCAGCGAGGAACTCCCCCACGTCTTCGACCGCTTCTGGCGTTCCCCGGACGCGCGAGCCCTCCCCGGTTCGGGCCTCGGCCTGTCCATCGTGGCCCGAACCGTCCAGCAGTGCGGCGGCGAGGTGACGCTGAGTCCCGCGGAGGGCGGCGGCACGATCGCGGCCGTACGGCTTCCGGGGGCTCCGACAGCCCCGCCCGACACGCCCTGA
- a CDS encoding RNA-guided endonuclease InsQ/TnpB family protein, translating into MQLRYAFRLYPQPGQRIALARAFGCARVVYNDAVRAREDARAAGEPFPKAAELSQKLITEAKRTPGRSWLGEVSAVVLQQSLRDAESAYRNFFASLKGQRKGAKSGAPRFKSRKDSRQSIRFTANARWSITGSGKLNLPKIGAVKVKWSRALPARPSSVTVIKDAAGRYFASFVIDTDPAADAARMPDTDQAVGIDLGLTSFAVLSDGTKTDSPRFLRRAEKKLKRTQRELSRKQKGSRNREKVRLKVARAHAKVADARHEFHHQLSTRLIRENQAIGVEDLAVKGLARTRPAKSVHDAGWAQFVHMLEYKAARYGRTLVKIGRFEPTSQTCSTCGVKDGPKPLHIREWTCIACGTLHDRDHNAAINIRTAAGLAVTACGAPVGPGLVPAQREETGSHGSPPDTRAA; encoded by the coding sequence ATGCAGCTTCGGTACGCCTTCAGGCTGTACCCGCAACCGGGCCAACGCATCGCGCTGGCCAGGGCGTTCGGGTGCGCTCGCGTCGTGTACAACGATGCCGTGCGCGCCCGCGAGGACGCCCGCGCGGCGGGCGAGCCGTTCCCGAAGGCCGCTGAACTGTCCCAGAAGTTGATCACCGAGGCCAAGCGGACACCGGGGCGGTCCTGGCTGGGTGAGGTCTCTGCGGTCGTCCTCCAGCAGTCCCTGCGCGACGCGGAATCCGCGTACCGGAACTTCTTCGCCTCCCTCAAAGGTCAGCGCAAGGGGGCGAAGAGCGGTGCGCCCCGGTTCAAGTCCCGCAAGGACAGCCGTCAGTCGATCCGGTTCACGGCCAATGCCCGCTGGTCGATCACCGGTTCCGGGAAACTGAACCTCCCGAAGATCGGGGCGGTGAAGGTGAAGTGGTCCCGCGCCCTGCCCGCACGGCCGTCCTCGGTCACCGTGATCAAGGATGCGGCCGGACGGTACTTCGCCTCGTTCGTCATCGACACCGACCCGGCCGCGGACGCCGCCCGGATGCCCGACACCGACCAGGCGGTCGGCATCGACCTGGGCCTGACCTCCTTCGCCGTCCTCTCCGACGGTACGAAGACCGACTCCCCGCGGTTCCTGCGACGCGCGGAGAAGAAACTAAAACGAACCCAGCGGGAGCTGTCCCGCAAGCAGAAGGGATCCAGGAACCGGGAGAAGGTCCGCCTCAAGGTCGCCCGCGCCCACGCGAAAGTGGCCGACGCCCGCCACGAGTTCCACCACCAGCTCTCCACGAGGCTGATCCGCGAGAACCAAGCGATCGGTGTGGAGGACCTGGCGGTCAAAGGACTGGCGCGCACGAGGCCGGCCAAGAGCGTGCACGACGCGGGCTGGGCACAGTTCGTGCACATGCTGGAGTACAAGGCCGCCCGGTACGGGCGCACCCTGGTCAAGATCGGCCGGTTCGAGCCGACCTCACAGACCTGCTCCACCTGCGGTGTCAAGGACGGCCCCAAACCCCTGCACATCCGGGAATGGACCTGCATCGCCTGCGGCACCCTCCACGACCGGGACCACAATGCCGCGATCAACATCAGAACGGCCGCCGGACTGGCGGTGACAGCCTGCGGAGCGCCGGTAGGACCAGGACTCGTCCCGGCACAGCGCGAAGAAACAGGAAGCCACGGAAGCCCGCCCGACACCCGTGCCGCGTAG
- a CDS encoding S1C family serine protease, translating into MTESFRRSGEYPQGDHHGSAYPEQQSHPSSPVNPEWPPPPAYDPAAPVHVEPGTTVWPGSGHGGSGGHGGHAPYAGHPEPEPAGTTAVFATVGAGHPEPPADATSRRRAKGPFALLAAVAIVAAAIGGGTAYAFQELTGNGTVATSSTTSANVVPTSQRGTVSGVAKAVSPSIVEISATSNAGSSTGSGVIITTGGEIITNNHVVSGASAIKVQLNNGTSYAASVVGTDSKKDLALIKLDNAPSDLKPATLGNSDGVQVGDQVVAIGSPEGLTGTVTSGIVSALDRDVTVSTDESQSQQQQQGGGNGQWPFEFGGRQFNGDTGSSTTTYKALQTDASLNPGNSGGALIDMNGNIVGINSAMYSAASDSSSSSSSAGSVGLGFAIPINTVKSDLATLRAGGSDS; encoded by the coding sequence ATGACCGAGAGCTTCCGCCGTAGCGGCGAGTACCCCCAGGGCGACCACCACGGGTCCGCGTACCCGGAGCAGCAGTCGCACCCCTCCTCCCCCGTGAACCCCGAGTGGCCGCCACCCCCGGCGTACGACCCGGCCGCGCCCGTCCACGTCGAGCCGGGCACCACCGTGTGGCCCGGCTCCGGTCACGGCGGCAGCGGCGGGCACGGCGGCCACGCCCCGTACGCCGGGCACCCCGAGCCCGAGCCCGCCGGCACCACCGCCGTGTTCGCCACGGTGGGCGCCGGCCACCCCGAGCCCCCCGCCGACGCGACCTCCCGGCGGCGCGCCAAGGGTCCGTTCGCCCTGCTCGCCGCCGTGGCGATCGTCGCGGCGGCGATCGGCGGCGGTACCGCGTACGCCTTCCAGGAGCTGACCGGCAACGGCACCGTCGCCACCTCCAGCACCACCAGCGCCAACGTCGTGCCCACCAGCCAGCGCGGCACGGTCTCCGGCGTCGCCAAGGCGGTCAGCCCGAGCATCGTCGAGATCAGCGCGACCTCGAACGCGGGCTCGTCCACCGGCTCGGGCGTGATCATCACGACCGGCGGCGAGATCATCACCAACAACCACGTCGTCTCGGGCGCCTCCGCGATCAAGGTGCAGCTGAACAACGGCACGTCGTACGCCGCGAGCGTGGTCGGCACCGACAGCAAGAAGGACCTCGCGCTGATCAAGCTGGACAACGCGCCGTCCGATCTGAAGCCCGCGACGCTCGGCAACTCCGACGGCGTCCAGGTCGGCGACCAGGTCGTCGCGATCGGCTCCCCCGAGGGCCTGACCGGCACCGTCACCAGCGGCATCGTCTCCGCCCTCGACCGGGACGTGACCGTCTCCACCGACGAGAGCCAGAGCCAGCAGCAACAGCAGGGCGGCGGCAACGGCCAGTGGCCGTTCGAGTTCGGCGGCCGGCAGTTCAACGGCGACACCGGCTCCTCCACCACGACGTACAAGGCCCTCCAGACCGACGCCTCGCTCAACCCGGGCAACTCCGGCGGCGCCCTCATCGACATGAACGGCAACATCGTCGGCATCAACTCCGCGATGTACTCGGCCGCTTCGGACTCCTCGTCGTCCTCGTCCAGCGCGGGCAGCGTCGGCCTCGGCTTCGCCATCCCGATCAACACCGTCAAGTCCGACCTGGCCACGCTGCGGGCCGGCGGTTCCGACAGCTGA
- the mshD gene encoding mycothiol synthase yields the protein MTSDDAAPFALSRSIETYSVLSPDQAEDVLQLLAQAARADGQQAVSEQGRLQLKGGSREGVRHLLLTVGDELVGYAQLEDTDPVEAPAAELVVHPAHRGHGHGRALGSAMLNESGKRLRVWAHGGHSAARHLAQVLGLTLFRELRQMRRPLENLDLPEPKLPEGVTVRTFVPGQDDAAWLAVNAAAFAHHPEQGSLTQRDLDDRTAEPWFDPAGFFLAFRGEELVGFHWTKVHAEEGLGEVYVLGVRPGAQGGGLGKALTTIGLRHLAAQTLPTAMLYVDADNKAAVSVYERLGFITHETDLMYRTES from the coding sequence ATGACCAGCGACGACGCGGCACCCTTCGCCCTCTCCCGCTCCATCGAGACCTACTCCGTGCTCTCCCCGGACCAGGCCGAGGACGTGCTCCAGCTGCTCGCGCAGGCCGCTCGGGCCGATGGACAGCAGGCCGTGTCCGAGCAGGGCCGCCTCCAGCTGAAGGGCGGGAGCCGTGAGGGCGTCCGGCATCTGCTGCTGACCGTCGGCGACGAACTGGTCGGCTACGCACAGCTGGAGGACACCGACCCGGTCGAGGCCCCTGCCGCCGAACTCGTCGTCCACCCGGCGCACCGGGGGCACGGCCACGGGCGGGCGCTCGGCTCGGCGATGCTCAACGAGTCCGGGAAGCGGCTGCGGGTGTGGGCGCACGGCGGTCACTCCGCCGCCCGGCATCTCGCACAGGTCCTGGGCCTCACCCTCTTCCGAGAACTGCGCCAGATGCGCCGCCCGTTGGAGAACCTCGACCTGCCCGAGCCGAAACTGCCGGAGGGCGTGACCGTCCGGACCTTCGTACCGGGCCAGGACGACGCCGCCTGGCTCGCCGTGAACGCCGCCGCCTTCGCCCACCACCCCGAGCAAGGCTCCCTCACCCAGCGCGACCTGGACGACCGGACCGCCGAGCCGTGGTTCGACCCGGCCGGCTTCTTCCTCGCCTTCCGGGGCGAGGAACTCGTCGGCTTCCACTGGACCAAGGTGCACGCCGAGGAGGGGCTGGGCGAGGTGTACGTCCTCGGTGTGCGCCCCGGCGCCCAGGGCGGCGGGCTCGGCAAGGCCCTGACCACGATCGGACTGCGCCACCTCGCCGCGCAGACCCTGCCCACCGCGATGCTCTACGTCGACGCCGACAACAAGGCGGCGGTCTCCGTCTACGAGCGTCTCGGCTTCATCACCCACGAGACGGATCTCATGTACCGCACGGAGTCCTGA